A genomic stretch from Nitrospiraceae bacterium includes:
- a CDS encoding HNH endonuclease, which produces MTQPEQFYSLGDDDTIRRHIRIERENGKKLRKTPWWKAQIQKGECHFCHQQVGAENLTMDHVVPLARKGKSTRGNVVPACQACNRSKSLTTPVETLLDQIKAKGD; this is translated from the coding sequence ATGACCCAACCAGAACAGTTCTACTCACTCGGTGACGATGACACGATCCGACGACATATACGGATTGAGCGCGAAAACGGGAAAAAATTACGGAAAACCCCATGGTGGAAGGCTCAGATCCAAAAAGGGGAGTGCCACTTTTGTCATCAGCAAGTGGGAGCGGAAAACCTGACCATGGACCACGTGGTGCCATTGGCCAGGAAAGGAAAAAGTACCAGAGGCAACGTCGTCCCGGCCTGTCAGGCCTGCAACCGCAGCAAAAGTCTCACTACTCCCGTTGAAACTCTCCTGGATCAGATAAAAGCAAAAGGAGATTAA
- a CDS encoding BON domain-containing protein, whose translation MLVVFSVACALAFSACASDPHGRTVGTTVDDAVITSSVKSSLIADDLVDAFEIEVDTYRSTVMLSGFVETQNQIERAVEIAKKTEGVQKVVNKLAIKPKALSQKN comes from the coding sequence ATGCTAGTGGTCTTCAGTGTGGCATGTGCATTGGCATTTTCAGCATGTGCCAGTGATCCACATGGGCGGACCGTCGGAACCACGGTTGACGATGCCGTGATCACCTCATCCGTCAAATCATCACTGATTGCCGATGACCTGGTGGATGCGTTTGAAATTGAGGTTGATACGTACCGAAGCACGGTCATGTTAAGTGGATTTGTTGAAACACAAAATCAGATCGAACGAGCTGTGGAAATTGCCAAAAAGACGGAGGGAGTGCAGAAGGTCGTCAATAAATTAGCGATAAAGCCAAAAGCGCTTTCCCAGAAGAATTAA